Proteins encoded together in one Plectropomus leopardus isolate mb chromosome 19, YSFRI_Pleo_2.0, whole genome shotgun sequence window:
- the ppp1cab gene encoding protein phosphatase 1, catalytic subunit, alpha isozyme b, whose amino-acid sequence MAEADKLNIDSIIQRLLEVKGSRPGKNVQLTENEIRGLCLKSREIFLSQPILLELEAPLKICGDVHGQYYDLLRLFEYGGFPPESNYLFLGDYVDRGKQSLETICLLLAYKIKYPENFFLLRGNHECASINRIYGFYDECKRRYNIKLWKTFTDCFNCLPVAAIVDEKIFCCHGGLSPDLQSMEQVRRVMRPTDVPDQGLLCDLLWADPDKDVLGWGENDRGVSFTFGADVVTKFLHKHDMDLICRAHQVVEDGYEFFAKRQLVTLFSAPNYCGEFDNAGAMMSVDETLMCSFQILKPADKKLFYGGGGMASGRPVTPPRKAKK is encoded by the exons ATGGCCGAAGCAGACAAGTTGAACATTGACTCCATTATACAACGTCTACTGGAAG tgAAAGGCTCCAGACCTGGCAAAAATGTTCAGCTGACAGAGAATGAAATCCGTGGTCTCTGCCTCAAATCCCGGGAGATCTTCCTCAGCCAGCCAATCCTGCTTGAACTTGAGGCGCCCCTCAAGATTTGTG GTGATGTTCATGGGCAGTACTATGATCTGCTGAGGCTGTTTGAATACGGGGGCTTTCCACCAGAGAGCAACTACCTGTTCCTGGGGGACTATGTAGACAGAGGCAAGCAGTCCCTGGAGACCATCTGCCTGTTGTTGGCATACAAGATCAAATACCCAGAAAATTTCTTTCTGCTGAGAGGAAACCATGAGTGCGCTTCCATTAACAGAATATACGGCTTCTACGATGAGT GTAAGAGGCGATACAACATAAAGCTTTGGAAGACCTTCACTGACTGCTTCAACTGTTTGCCTGTTGCAGCCATTGTTGATGAGAAGATCTTCTGTTGCCATGGAG GCCTATCCCCAGACCTCCAGTCTATGGAGCAGGTGCGAAGGGTCATGCGCCCCACTGATGTGCCTGACCAGGGCCTCCTCTGCGACTTGCTGTGGGCTGACCCAGACAAGGATGTGCTGGGCTGGGGCGAGAACGACCGTGGTGTCTCCTTCACCTTTGGCGCTGACGTGGTCACAAAGTTCCTCCACAAACACGACATGGACCTCATTTGTCGGGCCCATCAG GTGGTTGAGGATGGATATGAGTTCTTTGCAAAGAGGCAGCTGGTGACGCTGTTCTCAGCCCCAAACTACTGCGGAGAGTTCGACAATGCTGGAGCCATGATGAGCGTAGACGAGACCCTCATGTGCTCATTCCAG ATTCTCAAACCTGCAGACAAGAAGCTGTTCTATGGTGGAGGGGGCATGGCCTCTGGCCGCCCAGTCACTCCCCCAAGGAAAGCTAAGAAATGA